Proteins from a genomic interval of Streptococcus oralis:
- a CDS encoding HIT family protein, producing MSDCIFCKIIAGEIPASKVYEDEQVLAFLDISQVTPGHTLVVPKEHYRNLLEMDATSASQLFAQVPTVAQKVMKATKAAGMNIIANCEEIAGQTVFHTHVHLVPRYGTEDDLKIDFIAHEPDFDKLAQVAETIKNA from the coding sequence ATGTCAGATTGCATTTTTTGTAAGATTATCGCAGGGGAGATTCCTGCTTCAAAAGTATACGAGGATGAGCAGGTTCTTGCCTTCCTTGATATCTCTCAAGTAACACCTGGACATACCTTAGTAGTGCCAAAAGAGCACTACCGCAATCTTTTGGAGATGGATGCTACGAGTGCCAGCCAACTCTTTGCCCAAGTGCCAACAGTGGCTCAAAAAGTCATGAAGGCTACCAAGGCTGCCGGCATGAATATCATTGCCAACTGCGAGGAAATCGCTGGTCAAACGGTCTTTCATACCCACGTTCACCTCGTTCCTCGCTACGGTACAGAAGATGACCTCAAGATTGACTTTATCGCTCACGAACCTGACTTTGACAAACTTGCCCAAGTCGCTGAAACCATTAAAAACGCTTAA
- the dnaJ gene encoding molecular chaperone DnaJ yields MNNTEFYDRLGVSKNASADEIKKAYRKLSKKYHPDINKEPGAEEKYKEVQEAYETLSDDQKRAAYDQYGAAGANGGFGGAGGFGGFDGAGGFGGFEDIFSSFFGGGGASRNPNAPRQGDDLQYRVNLTFEEAIFGTEKEVKYNREASCRTCNGSGAKPGTSPVTCGRCHGAGVINVDTQTPLGMMRRQVTCDVCHGRGKEIKDPCTTCHGTGHEKQAHSVHVKIPAGVETGQQIRLAGQGEAGFNGGPYGDLYVVVSVEASDKFEREGTTIFYNLNLNFVQAALGDTVEIPTVHGDVELVIPEGTQTGKKFRLRGKGAPSLRGGAVGDQYVTVNVVTPTGLNDRQKAALKEFAAAGDLKVNPKKKGFFDHIKDAFEGE; encoded by the coding sequence ATGAACAATACTGAATTTTATGATCGTCTGGGGGTGTCAAAAAACGCTTCGGCAGACGAGATCAAAAAGGCTTATCGTAAGCTTTCCAAAAAATACCACCCAGATATCAACAAGGAGCCTGGTGCTGAGGAAAAATACAAGGAAGTTCAAGAAGCCTATGAGACTTTGAGTGACGACCAAAAACGTGCAGCCTACGACCAATATGGTGCTGCAGGTGCCAACGGTGGCTTTGGTGGTGCCGGTGGTTTTGGTGGCTTTGACGGAGCAGGTGGCTTCGGTGGTTTTGAGGATATTTTCTCAAGTTTCTTCGGTGGAGGCGGAGCTTCGCGCAATCCAAACGCTCCTCGTCAAGGGGATGACCTCCAGTACCGTGTGAACTTGACCTTTGAAGAAGCTATCTTCGGAACAGAAAAGGAAGTTAAATACAATCGTGAAGCTAGCTGTCGTACATGTAATGGATCTGGTGCTAAGCCAGGGACAAGTCCAGTCACTTGTGGACGCTGTCATGGCGCTGGTGTTATTAACGTCGATACGCAGACTCCTCTTGGTATGATGCGCCGCCAAGTAACCTGTGATGTCTGTCATGGTCGCGGAAAAGAAATCAAAGATCCATGTACAACTTGTCACGGAACAGGTCATGAAAAACAAGCTCATAGCGTACATGTGAAGATCCCTGCGGGTGTGGAAACAGGCCAACAAATCCGCCTAGCGGGTCAAGGTGAAGCAGGATTTAACGGTGGACCTTATGGTGACTTGTATGTGGTGGTTTCAGTAGAAGCTAGTGATAAGTTTGAACGTGAAGGAACCACTATCTTCTACAATCTGAACCTCAACTTTGTCCAAGCAGCTCTTGGTGATACTGTGGAAATTCCAACCGTGCATGGTGATGTTGAATTGGTCATTCCAGAAGGAACTCAGACTGGCAAGAAATTCCGTCTACGTGGTAAGGGAGCACCGAGCCTTCGTGGCGGTGCCGTTGGTGACCAATACGTGACTGTCAATGTCGTGACTCCGACAGGTTTGAACGACCGCCAAAAAGCTGCGCTTAAAGAATTCGCAGCTGCAGGTGACTTGAAAGTCAATCCAAAGAAAAAAGGCTTCTTTGACCACATAAAAGATGCCTTTGAAGGAGAATAA
- the hrcA gene encoding heat-inducible transcriptional repressor HrcA has product MVTERQQDILNLIIDIFTKTHEPVGSKALQESINSSSATIRNDMAALEKQGLLEKAHTSSGRMPSVAGFQYYVKHSLDFDRLAENEVYEIVKAFDQEFFKLEDILQEAANLLTDLSACTVVALDVEPSRQRLTAFDIVVLGQHTALAVFTLDESRTVTSQFLIPRNFLQEDLLKLKSIIQERFLEHTVLDIHYKIRTEIPQIIQRYFTTTDNVMDLFEHIFKEMFNENIVVSGKVNLLNFANLAAYQFFDQPQKVALEIREGLHEDQMQNVRVADSQESCLADLAVISSKFLIPYRGFGILAIIGPVNLDYQRLVNQVNVVNRVLTMKLTDFYRYLSSNHYEVN; this is encoded by the coding sequence ATGGTTACAGAGCGTCAGCAGGATATTTTAAATCTGATTATTGACATCTTTACCAAAACGCACGAACCTGTCGGATCCAAAGCCTTGCAAGAGTCTATTAACTCTAGTAGTGCTACCATTCGTAATGACATGGCGGCTTTAGAGAAGCAGGGTTTGCTTGAGAAAGCTCATACTTCAAGCGGTCGGATGCCAAGTGTTGCTGGTTTTCAGTACTATGTGAAACACTCACTGGATTTTGACCGACTGGCTGAAAATGAGGTTTATGAGATTGTCAAAGCCTTTGATCAGGAATTCTTCAAGCTAGAGGATATTCTGCAAGAGGCTGCTAATCTACTAACAGACTTGAGTGCCTGTACGGTAGTGGCACTGGATGTTGAGCCGAGCAGGCAACGGTTGACAGCTTTTGATATCGTTGTTCTAGGGCAACATACAGCCTTGGCAGTATTCACCCTAGACGAGTCGCGAACGGTTACCAGTCAATTTCTGATTCCAAGGAACTTCTTGCAGGAAGATTTGCTGAAACTGAAGAGCATCATTCAGGAACGTTTCTTGGAACACACTGTTCTAGATATTCACTACAAGATTCGGACGGAAATTCCGCAGATTATCCAGCGTTACTTTACAACAACGGACAATGTCATGGATCTCTTTGAACATATTTTTAAAGAAATGTTCAACGAAAACATTGTAGTGTCGGGCAAAGTCAATCTCTTGAATTTTGCCAATCTAGCAGCCTATCAGTTCTTTGACCAACCGCAAAAGGTGGCTCTGGAGATTCGTGAAGGTTTGCATGAAGATCAGATGCAAAATGTCCGTGTTGCAGACAGTCAAGAGTCCTGTCTAGCTGATTTAGCAGTGATTAGTAGTAAATTCCTCATCCCTTATCGTGGTTTTGGAATTCTAGCGATTATCGGTCCGGTCAATCTGGATTACCAGCGATTGGTCAACCAAGTCAATGTGGTCAATCGTGTTTTGACCATGAAATTGACAGATTTTTATCGCTACCTCAGCAGTAATCATTACGAAGTAAATTAA
- a CDS encoding DUF2812 domain-containing protein → MEKKIVYRIFTIADYDREALYFREMHAKGWKLRKVSYSILLFAVKYTFEKCQPEQVPYQLDFYPMKTSEKTSYLQLFKDCGWEHITDFNGFSYFRKAHSEIESDAEFEIYNDAAGKLDMVHRILRLRLLPVLFFLSMLIPLFLKLLSERDVFSGLVFLLTIIDCVLLFALVVQISYIFWRLFQKWKELSDK, encoded by the coding sequence ATGGAAAAGAAAATTGTTTACCGAATTTTTACCATTGCGGATTATGATAGGGAGGCTCTATACTTTAGAGAAATGCATGCTAAAGGCTGGAAACTTAGAAAAGTAAGCTATTCTATCTTGTTGTTTGCGGTTAAGTATACCTTTGAAAAGTGTCAGCCTGAACAAGTGCCTTATCAGTTGGATTTTTACCCAATGAAAACATCAGAGAAAACCTCTTATTTGCAACTGTTTAAAGACTGTGGCTGGGAGCATATTACAGACTTTAATGGTTTTTCTTACTTTAGAAAAGCACATTCTGAGATTGAATCGGATGCAGAGTTTGAAATTTATAATGATGCGGCAGGGAAGTTGGATATGGTTCATCGGATTTTAAGACTGCGGTTGCTTCCTGTCTTGTTTTTCTTGTCAATGTTGATTCCGTTGTTCTTAAAGTTACTCAGTGAAAGAGACGTTTTTAGCGGGCTAGTGTTTTTGCTTACTATCATAGATTGTGTTTTATTGTTTGCTCTGGTGGTTCAGATTTCTTATATTTTTTGGAGATTGTTTCAAAAGTGGAAAGAATTATCTGATAAATGA
- a CDS encoding PadR family transcriptional regulator, producing MELTDKIRRVYLPMTETGFYILFCLQKENHGYGITQKVKEMTDSRVSISPGTMYGTLSKMEKDGLIFFVREEEKRKIYQITDLGRKVLEIELKRIERLYRNSREEG from the coding sequence ATGGAATTAACAGATAAGATCAGGCGTGTTTATCTTCCGATGACGGAAACGGGTTTTTATATCTTGTTTTGTCTACAGAAGGAGAACCATGGATATGGTATCACACAAAAGGTCAAGGAGATGACAGATTCGCGAGTTTCGATTAGTCCAGGGACCATGTATGGGACCTTGTCAAAGATGGAAAAGGATGGCTTGATTTTCTTTGTCCGAGAAGAGGAAAAACGGAAAATTTATCAGATAACAGATTTGGGACGAAAAGTTTTGGAGATAGAATTGAAACGTATTGAACGACTTTACAGAAATAGTCGGGAGGAAGGATGA
- a CDS encoding FUSC family protein, producing the protein MSYFKKYKFDKSQFKLGMRTFKTGIAVFLVLLIFGFFGWKGLQIGALTAVFSLRESFDKSVHFGTSRILGNSIGGFYALIFFLLNTLFHGAFWVTLVVVPICTMLTIMTNVAMNNKSGVIGGVAAMLIITLSIPSGETILYVFARVSETFMGVFVAILVNYDIDRIHLFLEKKEK; encoded by the coding sequence ATGAGTTATTTTAAAAAATATAAATTTGATAAGTCACAGTTCAAACTTGGTATGCGGACTTTTAAAACGGGAATTGCCGTTTTTCTAGTTCTTTTGATTTTTGGCTTTTTTGGCTGGAAAGGTCTTCAAATCGGTGCTTTGACAGCGGTTTTTAGTCTGAGGGAGAGTTTTGATAAGAGTGTCCATTTTGGGACTTCACGTATTCTAGGAAATAGTATCGGTGGTTTCTACGCCCTTATCTTTTTTCTCTTAAATACCTTATTTCACGGAGCATTTTGGGTGACCTTGGTGGTTGTTCCAATCTGCACTATGTTAACCATTATGACAAATGTAGCCATGAATAATAAATCAGGGGTTATTGGTGGTGTAGCAGCTATGTTAATCATTACCCTATCAATACCGAGCGGTGAAACAATTTTGTACGTGTTTGCGCGTGTATCGGAAACTTTCATGGGAGTTTTTGTCGCAATTCTCGTAAATTATGATATTGATCGTATTCATCTCTTTTTAGAGAAAAAAGAAAAATAA
- the glnA gene encoding type I glutamate--ammonia ligase gives MPITAADIRREVKEKNVTFIRLMFSDILGTMKNVEIPATDEQLDKVLSNKAMFDGSSIEGFVRINESDMYLYPDLDTWTVFPWGDENGSVAGLICDVYTTEGKPFAGDPRGNLKRALRHMEEVGFKSFNLGPEPEFFLFKLDENGDPTLEVNDKGGYFDLAPTDLADNTRREIVNVLTKMGFEVEASHHEVAVGQHEIDFKYDEVLRACDKIQIFKLVVKTIARKHGLYATFMAKPKFGIAGSGMHCNMSLFDAEGNNAFFDPNDPKGMQLSETAYHFLGGLIKHAYNYTAIMNPTVNSYKRLVPGYEAPVYIAWAGRNRSPLVRVPASRGMGTRLELRSVDPMANPYIAMAVLLEVGLHGIENKIEAPAPIEENIYIMTAEERKEAGITDLPSTLHNALKALTEDEVVKAALGEHIYTSFLEAKRIEWASYATFVSQWEVDNYLDLY, from the coding sequence ATGCCAATCACAGCTGCAGATATTCGTCGTGAAGTCAAGGAAAAAAATGTTACCTTTATTCGTCTCATGTTCTCAGATATTTTGGGAACGATGAAAAACGTCGAAATTCCTGCTACAGATGAACAGTTAGATAAAGTCTTGTCAAACAAGGCTATGTTTGATGGATCTTCTATTGAAGGTTTTGTACGTATCAATGAGTCAGATATGTACTTGTACCCAGACTTGGATACATGGACAGTCTTCCCTTGGGGAGATGAAAACGGAAGTGTTGCAGGTTTGATCTGTGATGTCTATACAACAGAAGGTAAACCATTTGCAGGTGACCCTCGTGGCAATTTGAAACGTGCTCTTCGTCACATGGAAGAAGTAGGATTCAAATCCTTCAACCTTGGTCCAGAACCAGAATTCTTCCTATTTAAGCTCGATGAAAATGGGGATCCGACTCTTGAGGTAAATGATAAGGGTGGCTACTTTGATTTGGCCCCTACTGACCTTGCAGACAATACACGTCGTGAGATTGTGAATGTCTTGACCAAAATGGGATTTGAAGTAGAGGCAAGTCACCACGAAGTCGCGGTTGGACAACATGAAATTGACTTCAAGTATGATGAAGTCCTCCGTGCCTGTGATAAGATTCAAATCTTTAAACTCGTTGTAAAAACCATTGCTCGCAAACACGGTCTTTACGCAACCTTTATGGCGAAACCAAAATTTGGTATTGCTGGATCAGGTATGCACTGTAATATGTCCTTGTTTGATGCAGAAGGAAACAATGCCTTCTTTGACCCAAATGATCCAAAAGGAATGCAGTTATCTGAAACGGCCTATCATTTCCTTGGTGGTTTGATCAAGCATGCTTACAACTATACTGCTATCATGAACCCAACAGTTAACTCATACAAACGTTTGGTTCCAGGTTATGAAGCGCCTGTTTACATTGCTTGGGCTGGTCGTAACCGTTCGCCACTTGTGCGCGTACCAGCTTCACGTGGTATGGGAACTCGTCTTGAGCTGCGTTCGGTGGACCCAATGGCAAACCCATACATCGCTATGGCTGTTCTTTTGGAAGTTGGTTTGCATGGTATTGAAAACAAAATCGAAGCACCAGCTCCTATCGAAGAAAATATCTACATCATGACAGCAGAAGAGCGTAAGGAAGCTGGAATTACCGATCTTCCATCAACTCTTCATAACGCCTTGAAAGCTTTAACAGAAGATGAAGTGGTCAAGGCAGCCCTAGGTGAACACATTTACACTAGCTTCCTTGAAGCCAAGCGTATTGAGTGGGCTAGCTACGCAACCTTCGTTTCACAATGGGAAGTTGATAATTATTTAGATCTTTACTAA
- a CDS encoding ABC transporter ATP-binding protein, with protein sequence MLEIKNLTGGYVHVPVLKDVSFTVESGQLVGLIGLNGAGKSTTINEIIGLLTPYSGEIKINGLTLREDATSYRKQIGYIPETPSLYEELTLREHIETVAMAYGIEQNIAFERVEPLLKMFRLDQKLDWFPVHFSKGMKQKVMIICAFVVDPSLFIVDEPFLGLDPLAISDLIQLLEVEKQKGKSILMSTHVLDSAEKMCDAFVILHKGEVRAQGNLQQLREAFDMPEASLNDIYLALTKEEEL encoded by the coding sequence ATGTTAGAAATTAAAAACCTGACAGGAGGCTATGTTCACGTCCCTGTCTTGAAAGATGTGTCCTTTACAGTTGAAAGTGGGCAGTTGGTCGGTTTGATTGGTCTCAACGGTGCTGGAAAATCAACGACTATCAATGAAATTATCGGTCTTTTGACTCCTTACAGTGGGGAAATTAAGATTAATGGTTTGACCCTGCGAGAAGATGCGACTAGCTACCGCAAGCAGATTGGCTACATCCCAGAGACGCCTAGCTTGTATGAAGAACTGACCCTCAGGGAGCATATCGAGACGGTTGCCATGGCTTATGGTATTGAGCAAAATATAGCTTTTGAGCGAGTAGAACCTTTGTTGAAAATGTTTCGTTTGGACCAAAAATTGGACTGGTTTCCAGTTCATTTCTCCAAAGGGATGAAGCAGAAGGTCATGATTATCTGTGCTTTTGTCGTGGATCCGAGCCTCTTTATCGTGGACGAGCCTTTTCTTGGCCTCGATCCGCTGGCTATTTCTGACTTGATTCAGCTTTTGGAAGTAGAAAAGCAAAAAGGCAAGTCTATCCTCATGAGTACCCACGTGCTGGACTCGGCGGAGAAGATGTGTGACGCCTTTGTTATTCTCCACAAGGGGGAGGTGAGGGCTCAGGGGAACCTCCAGCAACTCCGCGAAGCCTTTGACATGCCTGAAGCGAGTTTGAATGATATTTACTTGGCTCTGACCAAAGAGGAGGAGTTATGA
- the glnR gene encoding transcriptional repressor GlnR produces the protein MKEREFRRNMAVFPIGSVMKLTDLSARQIRYYEDQELIKPDRNEGNRRMYSLNDMDRLLEIKDYISEGHNIAAIKKKYAEREAKSKKVVSQTEVRRALHNELLQQGRFASAHSPFGRG, from the coding sequence ATGAAGGAAAGAGAATTTCGCCGAAATATGGCTGTTTTTCCTATCGGCAGTGTTATGAAATTGACCGATCTCTCGGCGCGTCAGATTCGTTATTATGAAGATCAAGAGTTGATTAAACCTGATCGAAACGAAGGGAACCGTCGCATGTATTCGTTGAATGATATGGATCGTCTGCTTGAAATCAAAGATTATATCTCTGAAGGTCATAATATTGCTGCGATTAAGAAAAAATATGCTGAACGTGAGGCGAAGTCCAAGAAAGTGGTGAGTCAGACGGAGGTGCGTCGCGCACTTCACAATGAACTCCTCCAGCAGGGCCGCTTTGCTTCAGCACATTCACCTTTTGGTCGCGGTTAG
- the grpE gene encoding nucleotide exchange factor GrpE — protein sequence MAQDKKNEEIKEEEVVETTEETTPEKSELDLANERADEFENKYLRAHAEMQNIQRRANEERQNLQRYRSQDLAKAILPSLDNLERALAVEGLTDDVKKGLEMVQESLIHALKEEGIEEIAADGEFDHNYHMAIQTLPADDEHPADTIAQVFQKGYKLHDRILRPAMVVVYN from the coding sequence ATGGCCCAAGATAAAAAAAACGAAGAAATAAAAGAAGAGGAAGTTGTGGAAACAACTGAAGAAACAACTCCTGAGAAGTCTGAGTTGGACTTGGCAAATGAACGTGCGGATGAGTTCGAAAACAAATACCTTCGTGCTCATGCGGAAATGCAAAATATCCAGCGCCGTGCCAATGAAGAACGTCAAAACTTGCAACGTTACCGTAGCCAGGACCTAGCAAAAGCAATCTTACCATCGCTCGACAACTTAGAACGTGCACTAGCAGTTGAAGGTTTGACAGATGATGTGAAAAAAGGATTGGAGATGGTGCAAGAGAGCTTGATTCACGCTTTGAAAGAAGAAGGAATCGAAGAAATCGCAGCTGACGGCGAATTTGACCATAACTATCACATGGCCATCCAAACTCTCCCAGCAGACGATGAACATCCAGCAGATACCATCGCCCAAGTCTTTCAAAAAGGCTACAAACTCCATGACCGTATCCTAAGACCAGCAATGGTGGTGGTTTATAACTAG
- a CDS encoding phosphoglycerate kinase, whose protein sequence is MAKLTVKDVDLKGKKVLVRVDFNVPVKDGVITNDNRITAALPTIKYILEQGGRAILFSHLGRVKEEADKEGKSLAPVAADLAAKLGQEVKFIPGVTRGAELEAAVNALEDGQVLLVENTRFEDVDGKKESKNDPELGKYWASLGDGIFVNDAFGTAHRAHASNVGISANVEKAVAGFLLENEIAYIQEAVEAPERPFVAILGGSKVSDKIGVIENLLEKADKVLIGGGMTYTFYKAQGIEIGNSLVEEDKLDVAKALLEKANGKLILPVDSKEANAFADYTEVKDTEGEAVDPGFLGLDIGPKSIAKFDEALTGAKTVVWNGPMGVFENPDFQAGTIGVMDAIVKQPGVKSIIGGGDSAAAAINLGRADKFSWISTGGGASMELLEGKVLPGLAALTEK, encoded by the coding sequence ATGGCAAAATTAACTGTTAAAGACGTTGACTTGAAAGGGAAAAAAGTTCTCGTTCGTGTTGACTTCAACGTACCTGTTAAAGATGGCGTGATTACCAATGACAACCGTATCACTGCAGCTCTTCCAACTATCAAGTATATCCTTGAACAAGGTGGACGTGCAATCCTCTTCTCTCACCTTGGACGTGTAAAAGAAGAAGCGGACAAAGAAGGTAAATCACTTGCTCCTGTAGCTGCTGACTTGGCTGCTAAATTGGGACAAGAAGTTAAATTTATCCCAGGTGTTACACGTGGTGCTGAATTGGAAGCCGCTGTTAACGCTCTTGAAGATGGACAAGTTCTCTTGGTTGAAAACACTCGTTTCGAAGATGTTGATGGCAAGAAAGAATCTAAAAATGATCCTGAACTTGGTAAATACTGGGCATCACTTGGAGATGGTATCTTCGTAAACGATGCATTCGGTACAGCTCACCGTGCACACGCATCTAACGTTGGTATCTCAGCAAACGTTGAAAAAGCAGTTGCTGGATTCCTTCTTGAAAACGAGATTGCCTACATCCAAGAAGCAGTTGAAGCTCCAGAACGTCCATTCGTTGCTATCCTTGGTGGTTCAAAAGTTTCAGACAAGATCGGTGTTATCGAAAACTTGCTTGAAAAAGCTGATAAAGTCCTTATCGGTGGTGGGATGACTTACACATTCTACAAAGCTCAAGGTATCGAAATTGGTAACTCACTTGTAGAAGAAGACAAATTGGATGTTGCGAAAGCTCTTCTTGAAAAAGCAAACGGCAAATTGATCTTGCCAGTTGACTCAAAAGAAGCAAACGCATTTGCTGACTACACTGAAGTGAAAGACACTGAAGGTGAAGCAGTAGATCCAGGATTCCTTGGTTTGGATATCGGTCCTAAATCTATCGCTAAATTTGACGAAGCTTTGACTGGTGCTAAAACAGTTGTATGGAATGGACCAATGGGTGTATTTGAAAACCCTGACTTCCAAGCTGGTACAATCGGTGTCATGGACGCTATCGTGAAACAACCAGGTGTGAAATCAATCATCGGTGGTGGTGACTCAGCTGCTGCAGCGATCAACCTTGGTCGCGCAGACAAGTTCTCATGGATCTCTACTGGTGGTGGAGCATCAATGGAACTCCTTGAAGGTAAAGTATTACCAGGATTGGCTGCACTCACAGAAAAATAA
- the dnaK gene encoding molecular chaperone DnaK has protein sequence MSKIIGIDLGTTNSAVAVLEGTESKIIANPEGNRTTPSVVSFKNGEIIVGDAAKRQAVTNPDTVISIKSKMGTSEKVSANGKEYTPQEISAMILQYLKGYAEDYLGEKVTKAVITVPAYFNDAQRQATKDAGKIAGLEVERIVNEPTAAALAYGLDKTDKEEKILVFDLGGGTFDVSILELGDGVFDVLATAGDNKLGGDDFDQKIINHMIAEFKKENGIDLSTDKMALQRLKDAAEKAKKDLSGVTSTQISLPFITAGESGPLHLEMTLTRAKFDDLTRDLVERTKVPVRQALSDAGLSLSEIDEVILVGGSTRIPAVVEAVKAETGKEPNKSVNPDEVVAMGAAIQGGVITGDVKDVVLLDVTPLSLGIETMGGVFTKLIDRNTTIPTSKSQVFSTAADNQPAVDIHVLQGERPMAADNKTLGRFQLTDIPAAPRGIPQIEVTFDIDKNGIVSVKAKDLGTQKEQTIVIQSNSGLTDEEIDRMMKDAEANAEADKKRKEEVDLRNEVDQAIFATEKTIKETEGKGFDAERDAAQAALDDLKKAQEDNNLDEMKAKLEALNEKAQGLAVKLYEQAAAAQQAQAGAEGAQATGNAGDDVVDGEFTEK, from the coding sequence ATGTCTAAAATTATCGGTATTGACTTAGGTACAACAAACTCAGCAGTAGCAGTTCTTGAAGGAACTGAAAGCAAAATCATCGCAAATCCAGAAGGAAACCGCACAACTCCATCTGTAGTTTCATTCAAAAACGGTGAAATCATCGTTGGTGACGCTGCAAAACGTCAAGCAGTCACAAACCCAGATACAGTTATCTCTATCAAATCTAAGATGGGAACTTCTGAAAAAGTTTCTGCTAACGGAAAAGAATACACTCCACAAGAAATCTCAGCTATGATCCTTCAATACTTGAAAGGTTACGCTGAAGATTACCTTGGTGAAAAAGTAACTAAAGCTGTTATCACAGTACCTGCTTACTTCAATGATGCACAACGTCAAGCTACAAAAGACGCTGGTAAAATCGCTGGTCTTGAAGTAGAACGTATTGTCAACGAACCAACTGCAGCAGCTCTTGCTTATGGTTTGGACAAGACTGACAAAGAAGAAAAAATCTTGGTATTTGACCTTGGTGGTGGTACATTCGACGTATCTATCCTTGAATTGGGTGACGGTGTCTTCGATGTATTGGCGACTGCAGGGGACAACAAACTCGGTGGTGACGACTTTGACCAAAAAATCATCAATCACATGATTGCAGAATTCAAGAAAGAAAATGGTATTGACTTGTCTACTGACAAGATGGCTCTTCAACGTTTGAAAGATGCGGCTGAAAAAGCTAAGAAAGACCTTTCTGGTGTAACTTCAACTCAAATCAGCTTGCCATTCATCACTGCTGGTGAATCTGGACCTCTTCACTTAGAAATGACCTTGACTCGTGCGAAATTTGACGATTTGACTCGTGATCTTGTTGAACGTACAAAAGTTCCAGTTCGTCAAGCCCTTTCAGATGCAGGTTTGAGCTTGTCAGAAATCGATGAAGTCATCCTTGTTGGTGGTTCAACTCGTATCCCAGCCGTTGTAGAAGCTGTTAAGGCTGAAACTGGTAAAGAACCAAACAAATCAGTAAACCCTGACGAAGTTGTTGCCATGGGTGCTGCCATCCAAGGTGGTGTGATCACTGGTGATGTTAAAGACGTTGTCCTTCTTGACGTAACGCCATTATCACTCGGTATCGAAACAATGGGTGGAGTATTTACAAAACTTATCGATCGCAACACTACTATTCCAACATCTAAGTCACAAGTCTTCTCAACAGCAGCAGACAACCAACCAGCCGTTGATATCCACGTTCTTCAAGGTGAACGTCCAATGGCAGCAGATAACAAGACTCTTGGACGTTTCCAATTGACTGATATCCCAGCTGCACCTCGTGGTATCCCACAAATCGAAGTAACATTTGATATCGATAAGAACGGTATCGTGTCTGTTAAGGCTAAAGATCTTGGAACTCAAAAAGAACAAACAATTGTTATCCAATCTAACTCAGGTTTGACAGACGAAGAAATCGACCGCATGATGAAAGATGCAGAAGCAAACGCTGAAGCAGATAAGAAACGTAAGGAAGAAGTAGATCTTCGTAACGAAGTAGACCAAGCTATCTTTGCGACTGAAAAGACCATCAAGGAAACTGAAGGCAAAGGCTTCGATGCAGAACGTGATGCTGCCCAAGCTGCCCTTGATGACCTTAAAAAAGCTCAAGAAGACAACAACTTGGATGAAATGAAAGCAAAACTTGAAGCGTTGAACGAAAAAGCTCAAGGCCTTGCTGTTAAACTCTACGAACAAGCCGCAGCTGCTCAACAAGCTCAAGCAGGAGCAGAAGGCGCGCAAGCAACAGGAAACGCAGGCGATGATGTCGTAGACGGAGAGTTTACTGAAAAATAA
- a CDS encoding DUF2812 domain-containing protein — protein MNSEVQFRIFTIVDLDKEEEYLHEMHLKGWRYRTNRFGFFYFEQCQPDDVIYHIYDSRFLKKYKHELQDFRNSSWELIERGFCSILRKPASDILSEDQVYMSKSLGWKVMQSRLRSCTAAFLGGFVVCMSLYRENLSQSFFIIFLLYACLISYLIHGFFRLKRKYQVDEK, from the coding sequence ATGAATAGTGAAGTACAATTTCGGATTTTTACAATAGTTGATTTGGACAAGGAGGAAGAATATTTACATGAGATGCACTTGAAAGGTTGGAGATATAGAACTAATCGTTTTGGTTTTTTCTATTTTGAACAATGCCAACCAGATGATGTCATCTATCATATCTATGATTCTAGATTTCTTAAAAAGTATAAGCATGAACTACAAGATTTTAGAAATAGCAGTTGGGAATTAATAGAAAGAGGTTTTTGTTCAATTCTTCGTAAACCAGCTTCTGATATACTTTCAGAGGATCAAGTTTATATGAGTAAGAGTCTCGGATGGAAAGTTATGCAATCTAGACTTCGTTCCTGTACAGCCGCATTCTTAGGTGGTTTTGTTGTTTGTATGAGTTTGTATCGAGAAAACTTGTCTCAGTCTTTCTTTATTATTTTCTTGTTATACGCTTGCTTAATTTCTTATCTAATCCATGGTTTTTTCAGACTTAAAAGGAAATACCAAGTAGATGAAAAATAA